The Syntrophobotulus glycolicus DSM 8271 DNA window AAAATACAATAGTCCATCGTTTTTGCCTCTGAGTATCGTTATTGCCGATTGCAACGGATTAAAAATTGTCAATGATGCCTTCGGACATGAAGAGGGGGACCGCCTTCTCTGCAAAACGGCGCAGATCATCAAAGATTCCTGCCGCAAAGACGATATTGTAGCAAGAATCGGCGGTGATGAATTTGCGATCATTCTCCCCGGAATCGGAAAAGCGGATGTGGAGAAAAGAATTGTCGAACGGATCAAAAAAGTCTGTGTCCAAGAAAAAAACCTGGTCGTTTCACCAAGCTTGGCTATGGGTATCGCAACAAAGGAACGGCCTCAGGAAGATATTAATGTGATCCGGCGTAAAGCCGAAGATTATATGTACAGCATTAAACTGACTGAAAATAAAAGCATGCGCAGCTCCATGCTGATGTCTCTGCGTAAAAGCCTGGAAGAGAGAACACATGAGACCGAGGATCATGCCAGCAGGATGCGCACCTTATCCACTGAGCTCGGGAAAAAAATCGGTCTTAATGAAGCCCAAATGACGGAAATCGCTTTATTGGCCTTACTTCACGATATTGGGAAAATTTCGACACCCAGTGATATCCTCAATAAGCCGGGGAAATTGAATGATGATGAATGGGCCATCATGAAAAAACACAGTGAGGCAGGATACCGAATCGCCGTTTCTTCGCCCGAGCTGGCCTTTATCGCGGATTATATCTTAGGGCATCATGAAAGATGGGACGGAAAAGGCTATCCGGAAGGGCTGAAAAGGTATCAGATTCCGCTGCCTTCAAGAATGATTGCTGTTGTTGACGCTTATGACGCGATGACCAATAATCGCAGTTACAAAAAAGTTTTAAGCAAAGAAGAGGCGATCGAAGAACTGAACCGAAATGCGGGAACCCAATTTGATCCGGCTATCGTCAATGCCTTTATTCAGATGCTTAAAGCACAAAATGAGGAAAACAGTGTAAAGAGTAAGCTTTAACCACAGGAAAGAGAGTAGGTTTTTCTCTTCATTCTATATTTTTGGCATCAGTGAAGCCATGTCCGCAGGGAGAGGGGCTTCAATTTTTATTGGCTGTCCGGAAATGGGGTGGATAAAAGAGTAATGAAATGCATGCAGCGCCTGCCGTGCAATCAGTTCAGTCTGGCCCCCGTAAAGATCATCCCCCACCAGAGAATGGCCGATGGCTTGGCAGTGGGCTCTGATTTGATGGGTGCGTCCGGTTACAAGAGTAAATTCAAGCAGAGAATAGTACGGGTATTCTTCCAGAACTTTATACAGGGTCAGGGATTGTTGTCCGTCAGGATGGGTCTCACGGACAATTCTGCTGTCGGGAGCAAGACGGAGAGGCAGGGCAATCTCTCCAGCGGATGATTTTAGATGACCGTGAACAAGGCCAAGATATTTTTTCCCCACAAGATGATGTTGGGACATCCAGGCCAGTTGTTGATGGGCATATCTGTTTTTCGCAATCATGACAATCCCGGAAGTATTTCTGTCTATGCGGGAAATCGGTCTGAAAGGCAGGGAAAGACCGTTCTTTTTCCAATAGCCGGTGACGGCATTGGCCAGTGTTCCTGAACGATAGACAGAGGTGGGATGAACAACCTGCCCGGCGGGTTTATTTACGGCCAGTAAAATTTTGTCTTCAAATAACAGGTCAAGATCCGCATCTTCAGGGCTTACGGAAACATCTTCTTCTTCTGCAAAGTCTATGGTTAAGGTTTGCCCGGACCGGCCTCTTATATTTAAATAAGAAAACTTCCCATCAAGCCAAACATGCTCGCCGGTCTTTAATTTTTGAATGAGTTTGCGGGAAAAATGAAATTGACGCCGCAGGATTTCTTCTAATTTTCTGTTTTCGTCATTCTCGGTTAAACAATAGATGAAACGGTCTTGGTCTTTTTCTGGCATAAGATATCTCCAAAATCGGCAAAATGTAAAATAATTTTCTCTGGTTAAGAGGAGAATAGATAAAAAGGAAAGAATAAAACAATTTGCAAATCCAAAAATGATTAATGGAAAAAAGGAGTTTTGCTCATGAATGATCCGCGTATCGACAACTTGGCATCCATCCTTATTGATTATTCGGTTGAATTAAAAACCGGGGAGAATATCCTGATTGAGGTTTCTGGCCTGGAGATACCTTTAGCAAAAGCAATAGCCCGTAAGGTCTATGAAGCAGGCGGAGTCCCCTATATCTCCATAACCAATCATACCTTACAGAGGGAAATATTGAAAGGACTCTCTGTCGAACAGGCCCAGAACATGGCCCGCTGGGATCTGGCAAGAATGAAAGATATGCAGGCCTATATAGGGATCAGAGCAGGGGAGAATGTGAATGAACTGGCAGATGTGCCTTCCGAGCAGATGAAAATTTATATGTCCCACTATTCGCAGCCGGTTCACTCCGAACAGAGGGTGAAGCATACCCGCTGGTGTGTAATGAGATATCCCAATCCCTCGATGGCTCAATTGGCCGAGATGAGCACAGAGGCCTTTGAGGATCTTTATTTCCAGGTATGCAATCTGGATTATTCTAAAATGTCCAAGGCTATGGACCCGTTGAAAGAATTGATGGCAAAAACTGATCGGGTAAAAATTATCGGACCGGGGACAGACCTTGCTTTTTCCATTAAGGGTATGCCGGCAATAAAATGCGATGGCAAAATGAATCTCCCCGATGGGGAAATATTCACCGCCCCAGTCATTGATTCTGTCAATGGGAAACTTACCTATAACACTCCGGCCGTTTATCAGGGATATACCTTTGAAAATATTTCCCTGACCTTTGAAAATGGAAAAATCATTCAAGCGGCTGCCAATAATACGGAAAAAATCAATAAGATTCTGGATACGGATCAGGGCGCAAGATTTATCGGCGAGTTTGCTTTAGGGGTCAATCCTTTTGTTCTAAAGCCGATGAAGGACACACTTTTTGATGAAAAAATTGACGGGAGCTTTCACTTTACTCCCGGTGCGGCCTATGAAGAATGTGACAATGGCAATCAATCTGCCATTCATTGGGATTTGGTTTGTATTCAAAGGCCAGAGTACGGCGGGGGAGAAATCTATTTTGATGATTTGCTGGTGCGCAAGGACGGCAGGTTTGTTTTGCCGGAGCTTGAGGTGCTGAATCCCGAGAACCTGAAATAAAGATGATCACGAGGAGAAATTTCGAAATGAGATTAATCAGCAGTGTTTCTCTGACCGAGGAAAACATGGGGAAATTGAGAGAGCTTTGTCCCGGAATAGAGATTGTCCAAGTCAGGAGCTTGAGTGAACCGGACGATAAGGCTGAAGTGCTCTTGACTTATGGCTGGGATGTAAAAAAAGAAACGTTGGATCTTTTTCCGAATCTGCGGTGGCTCCAATCTCTGAGTGCCGGGGTTGACATGCTGCCTTTAAAGGCAATAGCGGAAAAGGGAATCAGGCTGGCCAATGTTCAGGGGGCCCACAAGATTCAAATGAGCGAGCATGTAATCTGGTCCATGCTGATGCTATTAAGGCAAGGAGCAGTTTTTGTTCATCAGCAGGACCATAAAAGCTTCAGTGCAAAACCGAAAATAGATGAAATGTATGGAAAAACCGTGTGTATCGTTGGAGCGGGAACGATTGGCCGGGAAATCGCCTTAAAATGCTCCGCTTTTGGCATGAAGGTGATCGGGGTCTCCAGAGAGGGGAAACAAAGTGATGTTTTCTCCCGGTCCTATCAGGTCGAGAAGATGGCCGAAGCTCTTGGACAAAGTGATCTTGTCGTCGTCGTGCTGCCTTTAACGGATCAAACCAAAGGCTTTGTAAACAGGGATTTTATCGGGATGATGAAAGAGGGGACGATGCTCATCAATGTGGCCAGAGGGCCGGTAGCCGATGAGGAGGCTCTGATTGAAGGACTGCAAAACGGGCGGATCAAAGCTGCCGCTTTGGATGTCTTTGTGCAGGAGCCCTTGCCTGAAGACAGTCCGCTTTGGTCGATGGAAAATGTATTGATTACCCCGCACATTGGCGGGCGTACCATTCAGGCCTCGGAACGCATGTGGGAAGTGTTTCAGGAAAATTTAAGAAACTACCCTGATTTTTGTCGGATGAAAGGACTTATTGATCTGGAGGAAGGCTATTGATCAAGATGAGTGATTTCCAAAGGGACGTTCTTCATATTCTGCAAAACGTGTCCGACACCTGGATTGTCGGGGGAGCAGTACGTGATCAGATTCTTGGCTTGGCGGCCAGGGATTTGGATCTTGTTACCATGCTTGATCCGGTCTCAGTGCGAAGCGTACTGGAGAAGCATCGGTATAAGGTCCATCATATTGGGATACCCTTTGGAACGCTTACCGTATTTCAAGATGAGCAGAGAATAGATATCATTCATACTGATGATTTGGAGACAGATGCCCAAAGGCGGGATTTCACCATAAACTGTATTTATCAAAACAGTAAAACCGGTGAAATATTTGACCCGTTTCAAGGAAGGGAGGATTTAGAGAAAAGGCAGATCAAGACCTGCGGAAGGGCGGAGGATAGATTTACTGAAGATCCTGTCCGGATTTTGCGCATGATCAGGTTTGCTCACAGACAGGCTTTTACAATTGAAGAAAATACCTGGAAAAGCGCCCGCGCTTCCTTGGCCTTACTGGAAAAAGCGGCCCCTGAACGGACTACGGGAGAACTGGTGCAAATCCTGCTCGCCGATCGTGTGGTTGACGGAGTCAGGCTTTTGGATGAACTGGGCTATTGGGACAGGTTTATTCCTGAGTTAACGAGGCTCAAAGGACTCGTCCAAAATCAATACCACTCTTTGGATGTCTGGGAACATACTATGGCTGTTCTTCAAGCTTTGCCTTCTGATTTATTGATGAGGCTGGCCGGGCTCTTTCATGATTTAGGAAAATGGGGGACAGCTAGCCGTGAATGCACGTTGAGGGGAGTCCTCCGAAAAGGTGCCGCCGGTTTTTTTGTTGATCAGTTTAAAATCATTGGCACAAGAGGAGACAAGGAACCGGGCAGACAGTTAAAACATTTGGTTGGGCAGGGAATAACCATCCTGGGGGCAAGATTAGACAATGATCAGGACACGGTCCAATTGAAAAAAGTATTATCAGAAGAAGAGGATCTTCCCAGAGGGCTGCAGCTGCTTCCCAACGGGAAAAGGCATTTTTTAAATCACGAAAGCGAAAGTGCTCTCATCCTGAAAAAAATTCTGAAAAGATATCATTTTGCGATGTATTTTCCGGGTGCCGGTCAAAAGAGGGAAGAAGAACTCCTGTTTATTGTAGCCAGTCATTTGAAAGGAACTCTGACCTTTAGGCCTGAGCTGAGAAAAATAAAATCCCGCTTATCTTTCCAGACCAGGGCAGCTTCGCTTGTCTGGGAAATATGCTGGGATAACAGGCAGTTTCATTTGCAGTTGATACAGAATTTTCTTCTCCTTTGGAAAGCGGATTATTATGCAGGAAAGACGCATACCGGGGAAGAAGAGGAAACTTTCGAAGAAATCATCAGGCAAATCACTCAGATTGCCCTGTGGCAGGCCGAGAATATCGATAAAATAGACTGGCAGATCTTTTATCCATTCATTCAGAATAAACAACTGACAGGAAGAAGAATCGGTGAATTCAAAAATATCGTCTTACGGGAAATGATGGTGGAAAAGAGGAGCATCCTGCAAGAACCGTTTTTGCAGCAGCTCTATGCCAAATATGCGAATAAATTTATTTAATTCTTCGGGAGACAAACCTGTTCATTCTTCTTAAGGCTTCCCGGAGCTGTTCTACGGAATACGCATAGGAACAACGGATATAACCTTCCCCGCAGGGACCAAAGGCAGTGCCGGGAACAACGGCGACTTTTTCTTCTTTTAAAAGCTGTTCGGTAAACTCCTCAGAACACAGGCCGGTGACAGTAATATTCGGGAAGGTGTAGAAAGCCCCAAGAGGTTCAAAACAGGTAAGCCCCATCTCTTTATAGCCATGCAGCAGCAATCTCCGGCGGCGGTCATATTCCAAAACCATCTCACTCTTGGCCGATTCTCCGGAACGCAAGGCTTCCAAAGCGGCAATTTGAGCCATGATGGGGGCACAGAGAATCGTATACTGATGGATTCTGGTCATGGTTTGAATGATGTCAGGATGTCCGGCCGCATATCCCACACGCCATCCGGTCATGGCATGAGATTTGGAAAAACCGCTGATATGCAGGGTCCTGTTCCGCATAAAGGGAAGAGAGGCAAAAGGGGTATGTGTTCCCTCATAAGTCAAATCAGAGTAGATTTCATCTGAAATCACAATGAGATTATTTTCCGAGGCAAACCTGGCAATGGGCAGCAGGTCATTACGGGTCATGACAGCACCGGTAGGATTATTGGGATAAGAGAGAATAAGAATTTTGCAGTTTGGGGTATAGACCATCTGCAGGTCTTCGACCTGCAAACGGAAGTTATTTTCTTCACGCAAAGGGACATGGTATACTTCTGCTCCGGCCAGTGAGGCGCAGGCAGCGTAGGAGACATAAGAAGGATCGGGGATCAATATTCCGTCCCCCGGTGTGATCAGAGCGCGCAAAGCCAGGTCAATGGATTCACTGGCTCCAACTGTAACCAGAAGCTCATTTTCAGGGTCATATTCCAAACCCTGATGCTTGGCCAGATATTTGGAAAGCTCCCGGCGCAGCTCGATCAGGCCGGCATTGCTGGTATACATTGTTTGACCCTGTTCAATCGAAAAAATGGCGCTTTCCCGCATGATCCAAGGTGTAGCGAAATCAGGCTCACCCACTCCGAGGGATATGACGTCTTCGATCATGGAGGCCATATCAAAATATTTGCGGATTCCCGAAGGTTTAAGATTGGCGGCAACCGGTGACAGGTATTTTTTCATGGTGTCATCATGAGACGTTGAGGTCTCTCCTCCTTACCTTCGAATTCCACACCATCTTCTTTATAGCGTTTAAGAATAAACCGTGTGGAGGTATTTTCAATTACCTCAAGAGGGGACAGCTTTTCGGAGACAAACTCAGCTATCTCATACATATTTCTGCCTTCAATAACCAGACAGAGGTCATGGTCGCCGGACATGAGAAACACGGATTTGATTTCCGGGAATTTTTGAAAACGCTGGGCTATTTTATCATAGCCGTGGCCGCGCTGTGATGTAACCTTAATATCAATAAAGGCGGTAACCCGGTCTTCCTCAAGCTTTTGCCAATTGACAAGCAATCCGTATTTGGCTATGATTTTTTCTTTTTCCCACTGTTTGATTTTTGCTGATATATATTCAACTGACAAGCCGGTTTGAATGGAAAGCTCTTCTGGATTCAATCGGCAGTCTTGGGATAACAAACGAAGAAGCTTTTGATCTTCAGGAAGCATGTTTTTCAAGACCCCTTTCCAGGAAATATTAATAATCATATCATAAGCGGGAAAGCAATTACAACGATTACAAAGATAATTTCAAGAAAACCCCTGTAAAACAAGGAAGATCACTCCTGGGAACACGAAGTGAACTGAGGAATACATCCGTACAATCTGAATTTTTAAAATACAGGGAGGCTTACAAATGAAGGGTAAATTTTTAAAACGATTAACAATATTTGCGGTATGGACAGTATTGCTTGGTATTAGTTTTTATACGGCTTTTGCAACAAAATCTGATACCGCAGCAAATAAAGAACGACTTCAACAACTTCAAACTGAATATTCGAACAAACAACTTGAAATTGAAGCAGAGATTGGATCTATGCCCAGAAATACTGAGGAAGATTGGAAAAAGATTAGGGAAGCTGAAAATAATCTCAAAAATATGCCTATGCAACCGGAAGCTAATCAGTTGATGCACGAATTATCAACACCAATTTCTGAACAACCCAAGGAAAATCTTGAAACAAGAATCTTTTATTCAAGAGACGCCTTAGAGACTCAAAATTATATAGCTCTCGCAGCAGATGAAAAAGATCCGGCGATTTTAGCAAGCTATCAGAAGTCCGCTAAAATTATGGAGCACAAAAAATCTCTGCTTGATCAAGTAGAAAAAGATTTCAAAGAGGGTAAAGGAACCTATGAAGAATGGAATAAACGTATTGATGAGTTAATGGCAATTGATCCGTGTCGCTAATACTCACCTTCCGTCACAATTTTATAAAACCGGTATCCTCCGGAAAGATTTAAGCAGTCAAAGCCGTTTTGAAAGAGAATCCGGCAGGCGATATAGCTGCGCAGGCCGCTCTGGCAGTAAACATATACTGTCTTGGAGCGGTCGATCTCTGAAAGCTTCTCCCGCAGAACGTTCAGGGGAATGTGAACCGCGCCGGGGATGTATCCCTTGTCATATTCTTGATCCGTGCGCACATCGAGTATCAGGGTGTTTGCGTTTTGCCTTGCTGTCGCCACGTCATGCCAATGGAATTGGCGGACCTTGTGCGTGAGCAGGTTTTCTATGGCGAAACCGACCATATTGACCGGGTCTTTGGCCGAGGAAAAGGGTGGGGCGTAACAAAGCTCCAGCTCGGCAAGATCATAAGCGGTCATTCCCGCCCGGATAGCTGTGGCAAGCACGTCACACCGCTTGTCAACCCCTTCGAAACCAATAAGCTGCGCGCCTAAGATGTGCCCCGTTTTTCTGTCAAACAAAGTTTTCATGCTGATGTTGGAAGCTCCCGGATAATAGGTGGCATGGGATGCGGAATACGTATGGATTTTGTCGAAGTCGAGCCCGGCTGCTTTTGCCCCGCTTTCGTTGAGTCCTGTGGAGGCCACGGTCATGTCAAAGAGCTTCAGTATACTGGAACCTTGCGATCCCTTGTATCTGCTGTCAAGACCACAGATGTGGTCCGCCGCAATGCGCCCTTGCTTATTCGCGGGGCCTGCCAGCGGAATATAAGCAGGGCCTTTGCTGACCAGGTGGGTGACCTCAACTGCGTCGCCAACGGCATAGATATGCTCATTTGAGGTGCGCATGTGCTCGTCCACAAGGAGCGCTCCCCGCGCGTTTGTCTCGAGACCGGCGCTTTTTGCCAAACCGGTATCAGGACGGACACCTACTGACATCAACACCATATCGGCATGAAGAATGCCGCCGTTAGCCAATTCTACCCCCAGCAAGGCCTCGTCCGGATGAAATGCCTTTACCGCACAGCCAAGCAGGAGCTTAACCCCTTCCTGCAGCAGGTAGCGGTGCACCTCGCAGGCCATGTCATAATCAAGCGGGCCGATCACATGATCCGCGGACTCCACGACAGTGACCTGAATTCCTTTGCGGACAAGATTTTCCGCCATCTCAAGGCCGATAAAACCGCCCCCGACGATAACCACCGTTTTCGGGCGGGCGTTTTGTATGTGCTCTTGGATACGGTAAGTATCGGGGATGGTCCGCAG harbors:
- a CDS encoding RluA family pseudouridine synthase — protein: MPEKDQDRFIYCLTENDENRKLEEILRRQFHFSRKLIQKLKTGEHVWLDGKFSYLNIRGRSGQTLTIDFAEEEDVSVSPEDADLDLLFEDKILLAVNKPAGQVVHPTSVYRSGTLANAVTGYWKKNGLSLPFRPISRIDRNTSGIVMIAKNRYAHQQLAWMSQHHLVGKKYLGLVHGHLKSSAGEIALPLRLAPDSRIVRETHPDGQQSLTLYKVLEEYPYYSLLEFTLVTGRTHQIRAHCQAIGHSLVGDDLYGGQTELIARQALHAFHYSFIHPISGQPIKIEAPLPADMASLMPKI
- a CDS encoding aminopeptidase, yielding MNDPRIDNLASILIDYSVELKTGENILIEVSGLEIPLAKAIARKVYEAGGVPYISITNHTLQREILKGLSVEQAQNMARWDLARMKDMQAYIGIRAGENVNELADVPSEQMKIYMSHYSQPVHSEQRVKHTRWCVMRYPNPSMAQLAEMSTEAFEDLYFQVCNLDYSKMSKAMDPLKELMAKTDRVKIIGPGTDLAFSIKGMPAIKCDGKMNLPDGEIFTAPVIDSVNGKLTYNTPAVYQGYTFENISLTFENGKIIQAAANNTEKINKILDTDQGARFIGEFALGVNPFVLKPMKDTLFDEKIDGSFHFTPGAAYEECDNGNQSAIHWDLVCIQRPEYGGGEIYFDDLLVRKDGRFVLPELEVLNPENLK
- a CDS encoding D-2-hydroxyacid dehydrogenase; this translates as MRLISSVSLTEENMGKLRELCPGIEIVQVRSLSEPDDKAEVLLTYGWDVKKETLDLFPNLRWLQSLSAGVDMLPLKAIAEKGIRLANVQGAHKIQMSEHVIWSMLMLLRQGAVFVHQQDHKSFSAKPKIDEMYGKTVCIVGAGTIGREIALKCSAFGMKVIGVSREGKQSDVFSRSYQVEKMAEALGQSDLVVVVLPLTDQTKGFVNRDFIGMMKEGTMLINVARGPVADEEALIEGLQNGRIKAAALDVFVQEPLPEDSPLWSMENVLITPHIGGRTIQASERMWEVFQENLRNYPDFCRMKGLIDLEEGY
- a CDS encoding aminotransferase class I/II-fold pyridoxal phosphate-dependent enzyme → MKKYLSPVAANLKPSGIRKYFDMASMIEDVISLGVGEPDFATPWIMRESAIFSIEQGQTMYTSNAGLIELRRELSKYLAKHQGLEYDPENELLVTVGASESIDLALRALITPGDGILIPDPSYVSYAACASLAGAEVYHVPLREENNFRLQVEDLQMVYTPNCKILILSYPNNPTGAVMTRNDLLPIARFASENNLIVISDEIYSDLTYEGTHTPFASLPFMRNRTLHISGFSKSHAMTGWRVGYAAGHPDIIQTMTRIHQYTILCAPIMAQIAALEALRSGESAKSEMVLEYDRRRRLLLHGYKEMGLTCFEPLGAFYTFPNITVTGLCSEEFTEQLLKEEKVAVVPGTAFGPCGEGYIRCSYAYSVEQLREALRRMNRFVSRRIK
- a CDS encoding Lrp/AsnC family transcriptional regulator, which encodes MLPEDQKLLRLLSQDCRLNPEELSIQTGLSVEYISAKIKQWEKEKIIAKYGLLVNWQKLEEDRVTAFIDIKVTSQRGHGYDKIAQRFQKFPEIKSVFLMSGDHDLCLVIEGRNMYEIAEFVSEKLSPLEVIENTSTRFILKRYKEDGVEFEGKEERPQRLMMTP
- a CDS encoding FAD-dependent oxidoreductase; translation: MKTVVIGGVAGGASAAARLRRLDEKADIILLERGEYISYANCGLPYFIGGEITDKEELTLQTPQSFRNRFAVDVRIRQEAITIDPARKIVLVRNLENGKDDEECYDKLILAPGAEPVRPPLPGIEDARIFTLRTIPDTYRIQEHIQNARPKTVVIVGGGFIGLEMAENLVRKGIQVTVVESADHVIGPLDYDMACEVHRYLLQEGVKLLLGCAVKAFHPDEALLGVELANGGILHADMVLMSVGVRPDTGLAKSAGLETNARGALLVDEHMRTSNEHIYAVGDAVEVTHLVSKGPAYIPLAGPANKQGRIAADHICGLDSRYKGSQGSSILKLFDMTVASTGLNESGAKAAGLDFDKIHTYSASHATYYPGASNISMKTLFDRKTGHILGAQLIGFEGVDKRCDVLATAIRAGMTAYDLAELELCYAPPFSSAKDPVNMVGFAIENLLTHKVRQFHWHDVATARQNANTLILDVRTDQEYDKGYIPGAVHIPLNVLREKLSEIDRSKTVYVYCQSGLRSYIACRILFQNGFDCLNLSGGYRFYKIVTEGEY